The genomic DNA aatacaggtCAATCACTTTTATGTGTTATTGTATAATACGACACGCTCATAATTATGGTGAGGTGATTACTCTCTTAGGTTacgataacaataatataatgaaatgtGACGCACACCTGGTGCACCGATGAGTCAATGATTATGACTAACTTATTACTAGCATAACTCGTTACATAAAATAAGGAATAGTTCTATTTTTATGgattacattttgtttatttcctaTAGAAACTTTTACATTAACATCCATGTCTTCAATAACAGAGTATGGACCTAAATACACTGGGTCCATTTTTTCACGTCCTTCTTTTTTCACTAATAATAAATCgcctattttatacttaattggattacatgttttatcatatctttcttttcttaactgctttgacataattaaattatttctggcGTCTTCCTGAGCCTTTTGCAATCTATACCTTAAAGCTATCGGATATTCATCGAAGTTATACACaggatctatattattattagttatattaGTTGGTAAATTACAAAGTTTTCCGAATACTAATTCGAAGGGAGTATACTTAGTTTCAGAATGCATAGTCGTGTTATAACTGAAGCACCAGAATTGAAGCCAGTTGCTCCATTCGTGAGCCTGGTTATCCGTCTGGATTCTGAGGAAAGCTCCCAGGGCCTTATGAGAGTTCTCCAAAGAACCGAGACTCTCATGGTGATATGCCGTGGATTgtatctgatttatttttaacaatttacacgtATTTCGCATAGTTGAAGAAATAAATTCAGAACCTCGGTCTGTTGCTATCTCGCGCGGGATgccgtaatgtaaaataaaaccttCAACGAATGCTCGCGCGACCGTTTCGGTCTCTTTATTGGGTAATGGGTAAGCCCATACGTACTTAGTGAGCTCGCACTGTATCGTCAATATGTAACTATACCCGTTGTTATCTTTAGTTAAAGGGCCAACTAGatctagatacactttttcacatgccgatgtggctgtggtagtaATAGACATCGgttcttttatgtgtttatggaatttttgcttttggcatttatcgcatttttttacaaaagcttttatgtcattttccatGCTTGGCCAGTAGTAGTGACGTTTTATATTATTCGTCATCCTACGCATACCCGCGTGTCCGCTAGTGGGTAAGATATGAAAATCATTCATGATGACTCGCCTGTCATCTTTATTCTTTACTTCTTTTGCACCCTTTATAATACATAGTCGTGGCCCGGAccacttacttatattttttatatgttgagctagctctttgataatcttttcattgtctttgtttttaataacgcatatttcgttaatgtttataatattgcaGAAAGCTTCCAATTCCCTCATGAAGAAAGCTCGTTTCATACATGATAGGGATACTGGTGCAACGCTAATAAGTGACAATGAGGGTGTATATACAAACGTATTGTTTCTGCTATAAATACAATCATTCATTTTCGCACACTTGCGATACTCTTctgaattaaaacttaattgtgttgaattgttaggtttttttagaatttcggCCACGTTTGGGTGATCAATCCAACCGTTTTGGAAATCCGTAGTGCCggcatttttttgcctttctttctcttccattcgcTTCTTTTGCCCACGTGTTGTTACGAACATAACTCTTTCACTCATGTCTTTCAGCTGTTCACTAGTTATCTCAACCCTTGATAATGCGTCTGCAGCCACATTATCTTTACCTTTCAAATACTCTACCACAAAATCGTACTCCTGTAAATACAATTTGAACTTGGTTAGGCGGCTGGAGGGATCcttcatgttaaataaatagactAACGGCCTATGATCCGTAATTACTCTGAAACGTCGTCCAAATAAATAAggtctgaaatattttattccccACAAAATAGCTAAAAGCTCTTTCTCAATGGTGGGATAATTTTTCTCCGCTTTGTTCAGGGGTCTACTGGCGTAAGCAACAGGTAAACCATCTCCGTTTGATAAAACGcagcctatcgctatccctgacGCATCGGTGTGTATTCTAAACTCGTTATCTTCTGAAAAGTTAGGATATTGTAGCAATGGTGGGTTACTCATTGCTGTTTTTAGGGTATTAAATGCATCTGAACATTCATTagtccatacaaagtctacgttttttttaaataaattatttattggctGAGCTATTTCGGCAAACTTCGGAATAAATTTTCTGTAATAGTTCGCAAACGCTACGAACCTTCTAGCTTCATCTTCATTTTTTGGAGTTGGATAATTTTTAATCGCTAAAATTTTGCTTGGATCTGGTTTGATTCCATCTGACGTAACTAAAtggcctaaatataaaatttccttttttagaAACGTACATTTTAGTGGGTTAAGTTTAAAGTTGACTTTCCTCAGCCTCGAAAATACGTCTATTAAATTTTTGCTATGCTCCTGAAGATTTCGTCCCATGACGATAATATCGTCAAGGTAAACGATACATTGTAAGTAATTCAAACCCGTCATTGCAACTGTCATCGCTCTGCTAAACGCACTAGCACTCGTTTTTAGACCCATTGGGAGGCGCTTCATTTGGTAGTGTTTATCAGCCAAAAATGCCGTGTATTGCCTACTCTTAGGGTCGAGTTTTACTTGATAGTATCCTTGATTAAGGTCCAAGGTGCTGAAATAAATTGCACCAGACAGTGAATCCAATATCTCGGTAATATTCGGTAATGGAAATTTGTCATTCTCTATACGCTCGTTAACTTTTCTGTAGTCAATTACGACCCTCCATTTCTTTTCCCCGCTGGAATCTGCTtttttaggtactattaacaAAGGACTAGCCCATTCCGAATAGGACTCTTCGATTATGTCATCTCGTAACATTTGatcgatttgttttttaatttccgcTTTTTGAGAGTGAGGCAATCTGTATGGCTTACTGTAAACTGGAGATTCATTAGGCTTTAAATGGATTTTTTGTTCGTAAAGGTTCATGGTATTCAGCTTATCACCTGGTAGGTGAAAAATATCGGCAAACTTAGCGCAAATACTTGAGATGCTGGCGTTTTCTTCcgaatttaaataattcaattttaacaaAGAAAGCAACAGTTTCACTCTTTCGGCGTTATTTGGACATTCATCAAAATTAAGAACGTCAAATTCCTCCAGTCGCCTAATTTCGGGAGTAACACACTTAATCCTCACAACCTGCTCTCGCGTGTTCAATAGTTTAACAGTCAAATTACCATCCGTACTTCTAGACAAAGAATTTGCTATGAAAATACCCTCGCATACTTCGTtggcataaacaacaaaatctcCCGCGACATTAATGGgaacttttacaaaaatttcaCTTCGCGAAGGTAACTCAATGAATGATTGTTCGTTACTGCTATGTGTAGAGTAAACGCGTACCGGTATAAAGGATGTGCGGTtaccgtttttcaatttcaaaacgtccgtttcaaaatctatattgcctctatatttttttaagaaatcctGACCCAGGATCCCGTCCGCGTCAACcggtaaattttcaaaaacatgaaatttgtgactaaatgattcatttgtctcataaaataaatcgaGATAGATAACGGTGATCATCACTCCCATAGCCATCGTTATGTATGATTGCCCATCCGCGTGGCTGATGTCCTGACTCGTCCTGGCGCTATTGCCCTGACCGGCCTGAGCTATGATGACCTCTTCCTTCTCCACTCTAGACACAGTTTTCCCCATCTTGAAAATAGCAAACCGACGAAATGCTGCAGAGAAGCCTTAGTGGTCGTAGTTCCTCAACACGCTGACACGCTTTGGCAAGGTCGCCAtgtattggtcgaagctattggtgcatgttctattcggtagggatgtagtagagtttaataaatgaaacacatgttgactctccaaggcatcaatatgtaatgtcgattagaatacagatagaataagctgatcattatgagtaatacagtttccatatataaagcatctagcctacttaatctaattaggtatgcttacacatcacaGTAACCCCTGCCTACTTCAAAATTAGAACATGAGATCTTTCGAAACTCAGACTACTATAAACAACTGAGCTACCAAAACATGCCAAAACTGTACAATCTTTTCCTTCTTCAACGACGTTAATACATCCTTTGTATAACAAAAATTGTACTTACGTTGTTAAACAGCTCGTCGAGCTCGGGATAGTCATCTGGAGGGGTGACGGCGAGCAGCTTCAGCGCGCCCGCCAACTGCCGCTTGGCTAGTAAACTCTGTGCAAAcagaaataaaacttatataaTAACCTATCcacagaattaaaattttgaaaaacccccgactgcgacatagtagaccgattttcatgaaacatggctaagaacactcccgactaactcagctttcagacaaaaaaaactaaatctaaatcggttcatccgttcggaagctatgatgccacaaacagacacacccacagacagacacgtcaaacttataacaccccgtcgtttttgcgtcggggattaaaaatatACCAGattataatcatgattttacttcgttagacttatattgactgtgatagacttatattgatcgTGATTACCTTCAATGAAaaccaaaaaggtaatcacggtctatgttccggtcaatataaatctaatgaaactaatcgtgaatcatttaaaactcttatgATTTTACTTCAGTTTTTAAGGTTTTCCACTTGATTTTATTAGacactgcaacaatcatctgtAATGGACGAGATAGCCAATGATGATGACTTCAGTTTTTATCAAAAACATGATATAAACAGATGGGTGAAAATGCTTTCGCATATATTTAGCTGTAATTGTGTAAAATAGGAGAAATAATAGCATTTTAGGTCAtactaaattataaattagatctacccccccccccccgtaatttgaaataaaatgtagCATATTATACAGACACACATATTACATATAACAAAATGAGGAGGCGACCCATTAAAAAATGATTTTGGAGCTCCCTAGTGAATCCGTGAAGACATATGGGTAGTGGAATGAATAGAAAAACTAACTAATTTACCTGGACAACGTTAGTGCGGTCCAAACAGTCCACGCAGTTGGTTCGGAACACGCCACTCTGTCTTAGCAAGACGCTGCCGCCGCGAGACATGAAGTAACCGAACTCCGCCTGTGGAAATAGGAATATTGTTATTTCAAAATAAacatatacaatatttaatgtTGATGATTGTATGTACCTGGGTTGTTAACGTAGAAGCCAAAATTCAACAAGACGCAGCTTTCGACAGAGCATTGAACCCATGGAATGGGAGTCGTCGTCCCATCTAAATATAGTATACTATTTTATCATATGTGGCATAGACGGGCGGATCGGGCAATAGGTGATAAATACCGCAAAGCGCTACGCGGAACTGTCAAGCCTTAGCAGTTCGTTAATGCTTCTTCATGTATTTAAAGTACCTGTTCATGCGCTATCCGGTCTAAGCAGATTGAGCCGGTCGTAGCTCATGCCGCGACACTCCGTGTGGGAGTCGAAGGGCCCGTAGCGGACGCGAAGCTAATTCGTAGCACTTGTATGTGCATGTAAAGTAACTCGTAGCAGATACAGACACCGCTACACGGCACTAGCGGTAGCTTGAAACCGCTACGCTGCTGGTAGTAGTTTGtaatagtataatttatatCCGTAGCGCATGCCGCGGCACCTTAATTGGAAGTCGAAGGGCTCGTAGCGTACTCCAATCAGTGCTACGCAGTCTTGCCAATTCTTACCACTTGTTGGTGTATATGTAGTACCTGTTCATGTGCTATCCGGTCTATAAGCACATTGAGCCGGTCGTAGCGCATGCTGCGGCACTCCGTGTGGAAGTCGAAGGGTTCGTAGCGGACGCTGAGCAGTGCTACGCAGCCGCGCTAGTTCGTAGCACTATATCTATGCACCATATAACGTACCTGTTCATGCGCTATCCTGTCTATAAGCACATTGAGCCGGTCGTAGCGCATGCCACGGCACTCAGTGTGGAAGTCGAAGGGTTCGTAGCGGACGCTGAGCAGTGCTACGCAGCCGCGCTAGGTCGTAGCACATATGTCTATGCACCATGTAGCGTACCTGTTCATGCGCTATCCGGTCTATAAGCACATTGAGCCGGTCGTAGCGCATGCCACGGCACTCGGTGTGGAAGTCGAAGGGTTCGTAGCGGACGCTGAGCAGTGCTACGCAGCCGCGCTAGTTCGTAGCACTATATCTATGCACCATATAACGTACCTGTTCATGCGCTATCCTGTCTATAAGCACATTGAGCCGGTCGTAGCGCATGCCACGGCACTCAGTGTGGAAGTCGAAGGGTTCGTAGCGGACGCTGAGCAGTGCTACGCAGCCGCGCTAGGCCGTAGCACATATGTCTATGCACCATGTAGCGTACCTGTTCATGCGCTATCCGGTCTATAAGCACATTGAGCCGGTCGTAGCGCATGCTGCGCCACTCCGTGTGGAAGTCGAAGGGTTCGTAGCGGACGCTGAGCAGTGCTACGCAGCCGCGCTAGTTCGTAACACTATGTCTATGCACCATGTAGCGTACCTGTTCATGCGCTATCCGGTCTATAAGCACATTGAGCCGGTCGTAGCGCATGCTGCGGCACTCCGTGTGGAAGTCGAAGGGTTCGTAGCGGACGCTGAGCAGTGCTACGCAGCCGCGCTAGTTCGTAACACTATGTCTATGCACCATATAACGTACCTGTTCATGCGCTATCCGGTCTATAAGCACATTGAGCCGGTCGTAGCGCATGCCGCGGCACTCCGTGTGGAAGTCGAAGGGTTCATAGCGGACGCTGAGCAGTGCTACGCAGCCGCGCTAGTTCGTAGCACATATGTCTATGCACCATATAATGTACCTGTTCATGCGCTATGCGCTCTATAAGCACATTGACCCGGTCGTAGCGCATGCTGCGGCAGTCCGTGTGGAAGTCGAAGGGTTCGTAGCGGACGCTGAGCAGTGCTACGCACTACGCAGCCGCGCTAGTTAGAAGCACATATGTCTATGCACCATGTAGCGTACCTGTTCATACGCTATCCGGTCTATAAGCACATTGACCCGGTCGTAGCGCATGCTGCGGCAGTCCGTGTGGAAGTCGAAGGGTTCGTAGCGAACGCTGAGCAGTGCTACGCAGCCGCGCTAGTTCGTAGCACATGTCTATGCACCATGTAGCGTACCTGTTCATGCGCTATCCGGTCTATAAGCACATTGAGCCGGTCGTAGCGCATGCCGCGGCACTCAGTGTGGAAGTCGAAGGGCTCGTAGCGGACGCTGAGCAGTGCTACGCAGCCGCGCAAGTTCGTAGCACATATGTCTATGCACCATGTAGCGTACCTGTTCATGCGCTATCCTGTCTATAAGCACATTAAGCCGGTCGTAGCGCATGCCACGGCACTCCGTGTGGAAGTCGAAGGGCTCGTAGCGGACGCCGGGCAGCGCCGCCGCGGCCACGGCGGAGCGGAAACCCCTCTCGAGAGCCTCTTCTTTGCCGCAGTGGTCGATCTGTTGATGTAATTATATAATGAATTACGTTAACAAATTTAAAATAGGTTTCATTAGCAAGTGACGCAgtcttttagaaaaaaaatttttcataaaaaaatatgtggtCATCAATTATCATGACGCTTTCATGTAAGACTGTAAGTACCCTTAAACCATAAGCAAGTGAGAAAGTCCTTTAGAAAAGCATACCCTTTCTCACTATTTTTAAAAGGTTGCATGTAACTGGACACCCACTTTGTTAGTTTCAGTCACACGAACTACTATTCTGTACCAAGTTCAGTGGTTTGGTGGCTTGTAGGTATTTCATGGAGTACCTCAAGGCACAACATTAGGACCTATAGTATTCCTTTTAGACTATTACTTACCAAATTTATTAAAACTTGACTTCCATAAAGCTGTTGCTGTTCCTTCACATGTTTAGTATACGCAGCGACATGATCTTCATGAGCCAACGTACATGCTGGCTTGTACTTGATGTTAGGATACTGGGACCAGAAGAGTGGGATGGAACCACGGGTTTGTACGAAGGAGGATTTTTCGCCGTCTCGCTCGATTATTTGCTCTGTTTCTACGTAGTTCGCTACGTTACCctgtaataatttttttttgtatttttgtactaGTTATTacataactaaaaataaatataacacatctaagaaattagaaaataataattaaaaccaCTATCATTTACGGGCAATTTAAACGCGACCATTTTGGCGCGCTCAATCGAGTGTACTCTGACGTCACACGTCTGGCCGTACACAggagtgggagcgagaaaagaatgaCTCTCTCTCGCTCTCATTTGACTAGCACAGAATTTGTGCGGGAATTTAAAACACTTCGGaaattgaaagaaaaaaaaaagtttcagcAACACACAATATGGCAAGTTAAAGCATGTAGAAATTGAGGTTCTCTGACCACTACGTTCTGTTCTCTCTAGACCACTATAGAACCATGTTgcattgacaccgtgctttatttgccatagaagtcagtttgacttttactgtgaaagggttctacagtggtctaggattcagattggttgactgtacaagtaaAGTTACACTAACACTTTCTCTATTTACTTTCTTAGTATTCACGGAGTGCTACAAAGGCACAATTTTAGGGCCTATACTGTTCTTCTGTCTGTACATACCTCAGCATCGACTCCTCGCATGAACAGCCTTGTGCCAGCGCGGGCCACGCTTCGCCTCGAGACCACAGACCACGTGAGCCTGTGTCCATTGACGATCACTTTGTTTATCGCTACGACTGGTATTGCATTAAGGATACTATTAGAACTtgcaaatataaattataaacaataaTAGAGAAGCGAATCTAGGCTTTGAAAGTTTGCATACACCCTTTTACTAAGCATTgagtttaaattaaattaattaaaatttatttatttcaagtaacacaactcataatttacaataaaatataaaaatacacagACACAACACACATACTAAAAAGTCAAGCAGCTGTGATTGACACACTGTTTAAAGACAGTTTTCGTTAAATGTGATTTAGCAATATTTTCTTGAatgttaataatttaaattagaTACTAGTAAAACCACTAAGCTTAGAGCCTTAGTTACTATCTACAGCATAAAATTTCCAATAAAAAATGTCAGAAATATAATGCCAACTTTGGGAAATTTACATTAATTGTCATTTTCGCGCTGACGCTGtaacgtcatcgcccaaatcaattgtttaattttattttaattattgttctgtttattttctctcttttttgttatctaagtttcgtgacgaactgcttttaatgtaatgtcatgtaaacatgttttttagtaaaaacatgtttacatgacatgttagtataaataaataattttattagtccCCCATAATACCATTCCATATCCCAAAGCTGACGCAACACAAGCACGGTTAGCCAAAGCTGACATAACTTTTGGCatgtttttacaagcttttagttactttcacctAACCCTTCGTGTCTGTAATCAAATCTTACaagttaaatttgacccacttcccggtttccgattgagctgaaattttgcacacatatgtaaatcacgcgacaatgtaatattatggtatcatggagctgatctgacgatggagcagaaaggtggccataggaactctgtattgaaacgtcgtatccccatcgagtaatgggtttttagaaacgtctcggagagcagtagatgattgttgaaaAGTGACGTCGGCGATaatagcttgtgccaaaaatgaaattttagcgaaaaaacttaattttagtttattaagtAAATCGTCATCGCTCGGCGAGGAACTGTAATTAGCTCGCGCTATCATCACGTCTCATGATTCTGGTgggaccagccggcgtatcatgcttccaattttatcacttgtccacgtggataagacaactgtcactctcacactgacatacttgccaaagcgtgccggatgctttatccacgtggataaatgataaaattgggatcataatacgccggcagtgCCTTAAATAGGCCAAATTTGAAAGCCAGACTTCACCATATAACACACTTTACcctattaataattattagatTGTTCAGTAAAGGATACAGCCTTGTATGAGGGGCAGTGCGAACCTGGCGAACTGCATATGTGAGTAGTCGCGCAGCAGGTGCCCGTTCCACAGGAAACGGTTGTCGGCCCGGGACGCCATTGACATCTGtacagaataaataaataaataaatattgagacaccttacacagatcaacttaccCCCAAACTGAGCAAAGCTTGTACCATGGGTGCTAAgagacgatatacatacttacatagataaatacatacttatatacatagaaaacatccattccatgactcaggaacaaatgtgaaTGTGTTTGGTAAAAcgacccactttgtcggttacaattaaggcgagattatgtattctttatataaataaactgacaaagcggctttatagcaatcgacaaagtgggacatcacacaaataaattaccttaccgggattcgaacccaggaccgcggcttagcaggcagggtcactaccgactgtaATGTACTGAACTGTATGGAGCATACGCTCGTGTTGTAGTGTACTGAACTGTATGGAGCATACGCTCGTGTTGTAATGTACTGAACTGTATGGAGCATACGCTCGTGTTGTAATGTACTGAACTGTATGGAGCATACGCTCGTGTTGTAATGTACTGAACTGTATGGAGCATACCGAGTGGAAGTCCGCGGCGACAGAGTGTAACCGCTGCAGTGTATGAGTGACGTCGTATCCGTACGAGAAATACATTCCCGGAGCGTCGAGCGCCGCGCGAACCATACGCTCATATGTGTTGTTATCTTCTATCTGAAATATAAGAAAAATTAAGAaacatagccaaatgcacaaacgcttaagATAATATAGTTATCGTAGcaagctatctctatcgctcttctatatTGGCGGGACAGAGCCAGTTTGCATTTtcggcgtcaacgattgtcatttcagcCAAGGCTCGGAAACCggtttttactaaatatcagAATTTTTTCTAACCtactaaaataacatacatacaacatacatacaatcacgcctgtatcccataaaggggtaggcagagcacatgaaactactaaagcttcagggccactcttggcaaataaggggttaaaagaaaacgaaactgtggcattgctactaaaataaataaatgaataatgatAATAATCACCTGTTTGTTGGTAAGATGGGTGGTGGACCTGGCGTAGGGAATGATATCCGTGCCGGCCAGTTGGTAGATATCGTGGCCATTTAGTTTGCCGATCTGAAAAACGACATATTtacaaattgaaatagatatcgcacacgaaagaaaaaaaacgataactggtggccgagccgggaatcgaacccgggtcttcagcttgcGCGGCTAatgtctttaccactagaccacccgcccgccctatttcaatttataatttgactactagtgtgactacttgaaaaaagaacaaatcaaaaaatattcaataaaataatttgatttcctgaaccttcgtgccttgaaacccccgcaacgctcaagattccactattggaatctttcgtttgctcgggtatcaatattggcacggttaaacaactactttccccccttgtaaaacaaataactattgcattAAGGTCAAAAATGTTTCTCACCAGTATCCTATATTTGGCGACCACTAGATACAGTCCAGATATAAGCTTTATGGAGCCGAGGAACCCGCAGACAGGCTTGTACGCGTTCTCTGGGATCGGGATCTTCACAGTGCCATAAGCTGTCAACAAAATAACATTAAGAGGGAcaatcctcctccttgcgttatcccggcattttgccacggctcatgggagactGGGTTCtgatttgacaactaatcccaaggtttggcgcactaattttacgaaagcgactgccatctgaccttcgaaCCCgaagtttcctcacgatgttttccttcaccgaaatattaaatgacatttcgcacataagttccaaaaaactcattggtacgagccggggttccaacccacgacctccggtcgaaagtcgcacgctcttacttctgggccaccagcgctttttaagAGGTGACAATCACTTTTCCATAAAAAGAACCCTGAATATTGACATTATGAGAAATATGTTTATAATAGAGATGGGCCCAATATTCGGTacatattcggtattcggcatattcggccgaagagttcggttacattgccgaatatttaccgaataaacaaagtaaataaatagcgtaagttgtttcgtaattcgtAATTCATCGAATAATGACATCATTTTTCAGCATTCTAATCTAAGGAAccaccaaagggagttaaaaatgcgttaaaatataagttcggaaccgaatattcggccgaatgttcggtttggtaacagctgaaccgaatgttcggccgaatattcgtattcggaaAAGTCCGTATTCGACCCATCTCTCtagtttataatatgtatatggaATCAGgagttactttgcggaaatccataaTAATCAATCTTTGATAATCTGCAAATAGATAATGTGCtcgtcaatcagtgctaacccatT from Leguminivora glycinivorella isolate SPB_JAAS2020 chromosome 22, LegGlyc_1.1, whole genome shotgun sequence includes the following:
- the LOC125237747 gene encoding phosphatidylinositol-3-phosphatase SAC1; protein product: MADQLLIHDDIKLYTTSDKFYLEPTINPTEILVIDRVSGEASVKAYGTVKIPIPENAYKPVCGFLGSIKLISGLYLVVAKYRILIGKLNGHDIYQLAGTDIIPYARSTTHLTNKQIEDNNTYERMVRAALDAPGMYFSYGYDVTHTLQRLHSVAADFHSMSMASRADNRFLWNGHLLRDYSHMQFARFALPLIQGFVAINKVIVNGHRLTWSVVSRRSVARAGTRLFMRGVDAEGNVANYVETEQIIERDGEKSSFVQTRGSIPLFWSQYPNIKYKPACTLAHEDHVAAYTKHVKEQQQLYGSQVLINLIDHCGKEEALERGFRSAVAAAALPGVRYEPFDFHTECRGMRYDRLNVLIDRIAHEQAEFGYFMSRGGSVLLRQSGVFRTNCVDCLDRTNVVQSLLAKRQLAGALKLLAVTPPDDYPELDELFNNVWADHADMISTQYSGTGALKTDFTRTGKRTRLGLLRDGVNSLTRYFKNNFTDGFRQDSIDLLLGKYVVRDGEGNTALCPLRRDRDWKYITFPSVLLVAMSMFMASVAIPSKYTNEVLFSLMFWGACMGATLAYIVKHGKEFVDWPRLDCGGVAALRARPQL